TCCACCATCTCCATACCTAAGCATTCAACATCGAAGACAATTAAGTACACTTGCTAACAAGAATTTTCAAGCATTGCAACAGCTTTAAAAAGCAAGTGACTTATCTAAAAAGTCCTTACTTTCGCAGTTTAGAAGTGATGTAAACATCAGGCCTACGAACAATTTTGAAGTACCAAAGAAACGCCAGCATGTCTCCAAGAAATGGTATCCCCATATAGCCAGGAGGGAGCTCCCCGCCGCCTCCAGAACGGCGAAGGCGATGCGGCAGAACATACCAGATATCGTTCCAGTACCAAAACAGGCACCCTGCTAATGGCACAACACCGATGGCAAATGCCACCCACAAACCTGTTGCCATTTCAATCATTTTCTCAACATCTCTCACGCCGAAATCGTAAAACTAAATTACTGTATTTATAGCATACTTGTGCACTTGAGAGCATCCGATATTCCCAGCAGATTATTCTCTCAAATTGCTGCCTaacaaaacaacaaaaatagtaaaaaaatcgaagaattaattatatttgtcAAAGAATCAAAGATCATGATACTTAAACGAAAAAAGACAAAGTGGAGCTTCATTGGAATCATAGCAAGGTTTCTATAGGAtcattttgagtttttttaatCCTCTTTCCCTGATTTTTTGTGCCTGAAAATGAATAAATATTGCGTTGGTCTCCCATTGGACATTATGTACATATGATATGTGAATCAGACGAAAGATAATAAGCAAATCTAATGAAGTAGAGATATtgtaaatttatatttgaaatgCATGACCAGAAATGTGCAATTATATATCGAATAATTTGAACTAAaataagatttaaaaaaataaactttagatcaaaatgatcattttattcTTCTCCATAAATCTATGTCCAAACAAGTTTGTTCTTGAAAAAATgcatagagtaggtctcttgtgagacggtctcacaaatctttatctgtgagacgagtcaacctggtacactaccgatattcacaataaaaagtaatattcttagcataaaaaataatattttttcattgatgacccaaataagatattcatctcacaaaatacgacccgtgagaccgtctcacacaagtttttgccaaatgCATATTTCCAACTTAGctcaaatttaattttgtttgccAAAAACTAATTAACCTTAATTTTTTAGATATtctttcacaaaaaaaaaaatgcaagcTAAATGAATACTTCCATTTTATGGTGCTCAAATTGCAAGAGCGGAATATTCCCACATTCTTAACTTGAACACGATCTGTCCAATTCTAGATCCATGCCACCAATTCAGTTTAATTAGTTATTTTGATCGATTTGAaactataattttaaatattttatttcctttttaCAAAAATTCCACATATATTGTTCATATGTCTCATCTGTTAGGAGCATCGCGCCGTGATTCGAAATAGAAAAAATATGTACACCATGCAATTAACTGATACACACAATCTCGATATTTTCTGTTTATTAGAAGACATATACATACGTTGCACGTGAGGATCATACGATAATGGAACATACAACAACCATAATTTCTGAATTTCTCATGATTAGCTTTGTATATGGCTTTATACTGTGTATCACAAATATAAGAAATAAAAATCTTGTCTTTGGTAACAAATATAACTTTTGATCCGAAGATCAAGAAACGTTTGAACCAAAAGATTAATCTTTCACTATCATTCAGTTTTGTTGGATTAAGTGTGCATGAGTGACAATAATACTGAGATTGATGAACTCTTAGGGAGTTCTTGTGCGTATTGTTGACATTGTGTcgcttattttaaatttcattaaatatacaatttttttaaaaaaatagaatgtaaattttattccaaaataaatttcgttttcttcaatttattgtaaaattcattaatacctggaaaaaacatatatttattgATACTATCTAATGAAAATAAGGACATACATGTAAATTCACACAATTTacattattgttattattttaaatttcattaataataatatgtatttttattattttaaatttcattatatatatatatatacacttttaAAAATAGAgtgtaaatttcattccaaaaaatgaaggctaaatttaaatttcattccaaaaaaaaaaggctaaatttcatttttcttcactttattttagaatttattgattaatagatggaaaaaaacaaataaataaacaaagagacatatattaattattattatttacattATCATGGATGTTAATTTACTcaagttaaaaatattaaaataaattggcACATAAACTCTTATGAGAATGTTTcgtcaattttgtgaaacatgtCTCATATCCGACcctgaattataaaaaaattgtttttcaatctgaaaatgattgGGTCAACTTGTATCATGGATATATATCCATGAAACCGTCTCAAAGAAGACCTAATCAAAAATTAGAgaactataaaattttgaacaaaagtataaacttcttttttttcgatttattttaaatgaattaacattaattaataaaaaatttcaactcGTCTTAGAGATATATCTACTTAATGTCGTCTTACAGAAAACCTAATAAAAAATTGGAGAagtataaaattttgaacaagatatagtttttttttttttttaaatatagagTGTAATTTCATGCAAATAAGtggtttcaatttattttagaattcaTTAACAagctaaaaaaaacatatatttattattgttatcattttgaatttcattaaaaatataagttttttttaaaaaaatagagtgcaaatttcatcacaaaaaatttatacattattatatatgatttgtTATGCATCTTAACAAcaataaattcactaaaaattattgatttatatttaattctCACTACCATATAATTCTGATTTCGCCCCATGCTTTATATATTCGTTTGCTTGAATTTATTGTTCCTCATTTTGGCCAAGACTCATAACATGTCAAACATTAaagtaaatattaatttaaagagatgattatatttatatattgtaatAAATGTGTTTACCAATCACGATagtgataaaaataatttaaaaacaatatgacatattgttaggaatccaaaaacacaattcaaatatcaactTTGAAACTCGATTTTCAATGGTTACCAAAATATCTCAACAGCCAACGATTTGTGGACAAGATAGTAACatcacaatttttaaaaaacaaacaaaaactatatatttattattattatcattttgaattttattaaagatatacgtttttttataaaatggattattattattattttaaattcattaatAGCTAGGagaaaaaaaatgttattactattattttaaattcattattACAAAAAACATTAtaactattattttaaattcattaatAGTTAAAAGTCATTAATAGCtaggagaaaaaaaaaacattgatGTAAATTCACAATCTAAACTCATATATatgctaaattttatttttcttgaatttaatttagattctattaattaatagatgaaaacaAAACAAGTAAAGTGACATatattaatgaatattatttaAGAAGATAAAGACATAGATGTAAATTCAcgattcaaactcatatattaataataataataatagatagtTAATAGATAATAGATTTATGTTAAACAACTTGTAAAATTTGATGAAATTACCCAACAAATCATGATGTGTGGCATGCAATTAACCAACTTCTTAAACATTAACGAACTCTCCGAATTACAAGTTTTTCAATATTAACAAAGTCATATGTATTGTTTTCTCCTCGTCCACATCCAAATAACAAAATGGAagcaatgaaaaaatattgaagACAAAGAAGGGgaagaaaaaaggaaaaaagggAGAGCAATGGAGAATGGTAGCCATTCTCCCCCTACCCGACGGACCCTTTCTTCTTCGTCCGAATCCCAATCCAAGAAGCGTGGTGGATGGAGAGCCATCAAATACATTCTTGGTAGATAAAATTATTTAGATTATGtgcttatttcaaatttttgtaTGATGTTATATTAAGATCTTTGATGGGTTTTATGTGTTTTGTGGTTTGGATTCTTGAAAGGAAATGAATCGTTCGAGAAGCTGGCTTCGATAAGCCTGGTATCCAACATAACGGTGTATCTACGAACCAAGTACAATTTGAGCGGGATATTTTTGGTAAACACGGTGATGATATGGTCTGGCTCGACGAACCTGTCGTCGATAGCGGGCGCCATTGTTTCCGATGTGTATTTGGGGCGGTTCCTGACTCTCCTGTTCGGCACCATTTTCACGTTGCTGGTATGGTATTGATCTTTCCATTATTAAAGTTTCTTTAGCGATAATTCATGCAAAATGGCGctgaatatatgtatataacgTAGTTTTTTGGAGATTAGTGATAAATTTATGCTATTTTTTTGGGTTGGTTGAAGGGGGAGATTGGATAATCTATCAGCgttaaatgtgtgtgtgtgtgttttcttGTGATCAGGGAATGGGAGCTGTTACAATAACTGCTGGAATACCTGAACTCAGGCCACCACCATGCATCGAGGGGGAATATTTGAAATGTATTGAGCCAGAAAAATGGCAGCTTGCCTTTCTGTTCACAGGACTCGGGCTTGTGGCATTGGGTGCCGGTGGGATCAGGCCGTGTAACATTGCCTTTGGCGCTGATCAATTCGATACAAAAACAGAGAAGGGGCGAACCCAGCTTGAGAGCTTCTTCAACTGGTGGTACTTCTCATTCACGATCGCATTGATCATAGCTCTAACGGGTGTTATATACGTCCAGACGAATATCAGCTGGATGATAGGCTATGCTATCCCCACGGGCTGTCTTGCGGTCTCGATCACGATTTTCTTGGTAGGGACGCACACGTACATTTACAAAACGCCGCAGGGGACTGTTTTTGTGGACATGGCTAAGGTTATGGTGGCGGCGTATCGGAACCGAAAAATTGACTTGAATTCAGGAGATGGGATAGGGTTCTATGATGGTTCATCGGAAGCCAAGCCCGAGTCGAGTAAAACGATCAAGGTAGATAGATTCAAGTGCCTGGATAAGGCAGCAGTGATAACTGATCCAAGTGAAGTGGATGCAAGAAATATGCCCAAAAATGGCTGGAAACTGTGCAGTGTGCAACAAGTTGAGAATCTGAAGTGCTTATTCGGGATCGCTCCCGTCTGGGTATCGGGCGTTGGGTGCTTCGTGGTGATGGATCAGCAGAGCACATTCGGAATCCTCCAATCCATCCAGATGAACAGAATGTTGGGGAAAAGCTTCGTAATCCCACCAGCCTGGATGGGGATATCGTCCATGATCGCACTCTCGATTTGGATTTTCATATACGAGCAAATATATGTcaagaaattcaagaaaatcTTGAAGAAAAAGGACTTGAGAATGACTATGCAGCAAAGGATTACAACAGGGATCATCATGTCGATTCTGTGCATGGTCGTCGCAGGAATCGTTGAGAAAGAACGAAAAGAACTTGCTCTAAGATACGACAAATTGGATTCACCTCTACATGTAACGGCACTGCTGCCTCAGTTCATACTTTCAGGCCTAACCGAGGCGTTTGCGGCCGTCGCAATAATGGAATTTTTCACCATACAGATGCCGGAGACTATGAGAAGTGTCGCGGGTTCGATCTTTTTCCTTAGCCTGTCGATTGCAAGCTATATAAGTTCATTACTCGTGAATGTGATACATTATGTCACAAATGGCAGAGGAGACAGGCCATGGCTAGGGGGCAATGACCttaacaagaataaacttgagTACTACTATTTTTTCGTTGCATCTCTAGGAGTTCTCAACTTGTTATATTTCACATGTTTTGGTAGAAAGTTTGTGCTTTGCGGCAATGGTGTAAAAGACAGGGCCGGTGAAGGGCCGGAGGGGGATTCTGGTGTTCGCCGGGCGGGTGTTTTTCTGAGTTACGAGTTGGAGGACCTAGAACGAAAATCGAGCTCGAACACAACTTGATTCGTTTTATAGCTGCGGTCTGGTCCGCATGGGATATGTTGTTTCATGTACTTGTTTATGGAGCAAATTTTATAGGTCTTTGACGAGTAAAATTGTGCTCATAAATGTATGCGTATAATAATACTAATATAAGGTAATACTTATGTATCTAAAGTATAGTAACTGAGATCTCTTTTCGGAGGACGGTTGAGTTTTCTCTTTTTTGTTCATTCTCACGTGTCTGAACTTACGAAGTCTCGTTTTTGCTAGTGGACTAATTCGTTAACGTACCGCCGAGCCATTTTTTATTAACACAATGTTACCATGCCTTTATTGTAGCCGATGCCACTGAATCAGTTGCTTTATTTTTTATACCAACAATTAAGATTTGTTTTCCCCTACTTCCTGCATCAAAAACCAAATCGCAGGCTTCATATAAAAAACGTACAGTTCTAGTAAGATTCGTAATATGAATAAATTTAAGCTTTGCAGAGATATAAGGTGTCATCTTAGGATATTTGATGAAAGATGTCTAATTttggattatttatcaatttgatgttctattttttttatcacatcAATTTGATATTATCGATGATATTCATATTtaaagtgaaaaataatatttttagctgaaaaataatattttttcatgaatcaaACCTGATTGAAAATCCGTCTAACAAAATTAACCCATGAAACTGTttcatatgaattttttttataaaaaaatcaatcatAGTTAAACCCCCGACTTAAATAGTTGTTTGTATTATATTATAGTAGACTTTCACTTTATTCAGTTAATGTTCAATTCATTGAAAACCTATTCAAATTATATAAATCAtagtatttaattttataattactaTTAATTAAATCCCGATACACTTAGCTTCCAACAATTTTTAATGTAACAATATCAACCATGAAGCAAACATTTATTGTGAGAAATCTACTACCGATTGGACAATATTGTTTCATCATTTGTATgaaaaaagattattttattcaagTTTTAGACTCCGAGCTAAGATTTTTTGTGCTCTAAAAGTAATTGAACTTGTCCATAACATTGTTAATTTCTTGGGGAAATTACAATTCTGATATTGTATACTTGTCTGTATGTGATTTTAGTTATCAGTATTATCAAATTTCTGTCTTATTCTAATCTTTATAATTTGGAATTTTCGTTTTTTATCCTACATGACATTGATGTGGCGTCGACATGACATTGATGTTACTCCTAGATgacaaattataaaaaaaccGAAAAACTGCTGGataaagtttgaaatttgataacataaaTGACCGAAATCACAAAAATGCAAACATACATTATGAAAAATGCAAAATTTATCTAAATTTTAGTGTGATattctaatttttttcaaaaaagttTCCAtagatttctaatatttttttataattataatttatgagaaAAGAAAAATCTTTCGATAGATGAACTCGCCACTGCCCACAGTCGTGCGTGGTTTCACAATCTGAGTCAAAGCTCGTGACCCAGTAATCGACTTGTccttatttaataaaacaaataaaaacaaaatagaaattccaagaaaatattcgattttgtttcaaatttgatcaGTTCTTACCACGTAAAGACCATGAAATGTACTCGTATCATACGCGATTATttgcataataaaatatttaaaaatttcaactaaaatatttcatttagtatattattttaaaaacatatccaaaatatttagaaaagaaaagaaaaggttaAATTTTAATAGAAgaatttggatttgagaaaagatttcaaataacttaattttgtgagaatcaaaatcaaatgtaataaaaaaacaaataaatttcaaatttatagaTTTCAAGAGCATGTAAACTAAAGAGCTGGATTCATTCGTTATTTAGGATTTGAGATTCTTCGCTCCT
This window of the Primulina tabacum isolate GXHZ01 chromosome 12, ASM2559414v2, whole genome shotgun sequence genome carries:
- the LOC142521375 gene encoding protein NRT1/ PTR FAMILY 2.8-like, with amino-acid sequence MENGSHSPPTRRTLSSSSESQSKKRGGWRAIKYILGNESFEKLASISLVSNITVYLRTKYNLSGIFLVNTVMIWSGSTNLSSIAGAIVSDVYLGRFLTLLFGTIFTLLGMGAVTITAGIPELRPPPCIEGEYLKCIEPEKWQLAFLFTGLGLVALGAGGIRPCNIAFGADQFDTKTEKGRTQLESFFNWWYFSFTIALIIALTGVIYVQTNISWMIGYAIPTGCLAVSITIFLVGTHTYIYKTPQGTVFVDMAKVMVAAYRNRKIDLNSGDGIGFYDGSSEAKPESSKTIKVDRFKCLDKAAVITDPSEVDARNMPKNGWKLCSVQQVENLKCLFGIAPVWVSGVGCFVVMDQQSTFGILQSIQMNRMLGKSFVIPPAWMGISSMIALSIWIFIYEQIYVKKFKKILKKKDLRMTMQQRITTGIIMSILCMVVAGIVEKERKELALRYDKLDSPLHVTALLPQFILSGLTEAFAAVAIMEFFTIQMPETMRSVAGSIFFLSLSIASYISSLLVNVIHYVTNGRGDRPWLGGNDLNKNKLEYYYFFVASLGVLNLLYFTCFGRKFVLCGNGVKDRAGEGPEGDSGVRRAGVFLSYELEDLERKSSSNTT